The following coding sequences are from one Candidatus Nitrohelix vancouverensis window:
- a CDS encoding formylglycine-generating enzyme family protein, which yields MLALRTILILLASVQLSLAQAQTMEALETAKSPFSNIQFVKIPGGCFQMGTDKGFKFEVPKHEVCVDSFFLATHETTQRQWDLLMEENRSRFKGDERPVERVSWNDAKEFIRRLNEKENTDRYRLPTEAEWERAARAGGDTRFFWGEEMSEDFCWYFGNSDYQTHPVGQKRPNPWGLYDMAGNVWEWTEDWYDFGWYKKSPKDNPKGPPSGVFKVRRGGSQANLISHIQAHTRYRSKPDKRHYIFGFRIAFSDAP from the coding sequence ATGCTTGCTCTTCGCACAATCCTCATTCTTTTAGCCAGCGTTCAACTCAGTCTGGCGCAGGCGCAAACTATGGAGGCGCTTGAGACCGCGAAATCTCCATTCAGCAATATCCAGTTCGTTAAAATTCCAGGCGGATGCTTTCAAATGGGAACCGACAAGGGGTTCAAATTTGAAGTCCCGAAGCATGAAGTCTGCGTCGATTCATTTTTTCTCGCCACGCATGAAACCACCCAGCGCCAATGGGATTTGCTCATGGAAGAAAACCGTTCCCGCTTCAAGGGCGACGAGAGACCGGTCGAACGGGTTTCCTGGAACGACGCCAAAGAATTTATCCGTCGATTGAATGAGAAGGAAAATACCGATCGTTACCGTTTGCCAACGGAAGCGGAATGGGAGCGCGCCGCCCGCGCCGGAGGCGATACGCGATTTTTCTGGGGGGAAGAAATGAGCGAGGACTTCTGCTGGTATTTTGGCAACTCCGACTACCAGACCCACCCGGTCGGACAGAAGCGTCCCAATCCCTGGGGTCTTTACGATATGGCGGGCAATGTCTGGGAATGGACGGAAGACTGGTACGATTTCGGCTGGTACAAAAAAAGTCCGAAGGACAACCCGAAGGGGCCGCCTTCCGGCGTCTTCAAAGTCAGAAGGGGAGGTTCTCAGGCAAATTTAATCAGCCATATTCAGGCTCACACGCGCTACCGCTCCAAACCCGATAAGCGGCATTACATATTCGGTTTCCGCATCGCCTTTTCAGACGCGCCCTGA
- the ftsY gene encoding signal recognition particle-docking protein FtsY: MNDESQANEVKEEKTGFFSRLKKGLMKTRQSMAGGLGSILGRKGDVGPELMTELEEALLSADVGMAATEFILAELRKEIKANNVRERPEAVDLLKKILVGILEANQGTIEFKDDGPLIVLMVGVNGSGKTTTIGKLGSYWKNQGKKVLMAAGDTFRAAAIEQLQEWARRSDIPCVHQKSGADPSAVAYDGVQAAVGRNVDVALIDTAGRLQTNTNLMAELQKVTRVIKKVAPSAPDQIFLVLDSSIGQNSISQARLFHEALGVTGLVMTKLDGAGKGGVLFYLARELKLPVYFIGVGEQAADLQPFNPTEFVNALLAEDA; the protein is encoded by the coding sequence ATGAATGATGAGAGTCAGGCAAACGAAGTGAAAGAGGAAAAAACCGGATTTTTTTCGCGTCTCAAGAAGGGTTTGATGAAGACGCGCCAATCCATGGCTGGCGGCCTGGGTTCCATTTTGGGACGCAAAGGCGATGTCGGACCGGAATTGATGACGGAACTGGAGGAAGCTCTGCTGAGCGCCGATGTGGGAATGGCGGCGACGGAGTTCATTCTTGCCGAGTTGCGCAAGGAGATCAAGGCGAACAATGTGCGCGAACGTCCGGAAGCGGTGGATTTGTTAAAGAAAATTCTGGTGGGCATTCTGGAAGCCAATCAGGGAACCATAGAATTCAAGGACGACGGTCCGTTGATTGTGTTGATGGTGGGAGTCAACGGTTCAGGGAAAACGACGACGATCGGCAAGCTCGGCTCCTATTGGAAAAATCAGGGCAAAAAGGTTCTCATGGCCGCTGGCGATACCTTTCGCGCCGCCGCTATTGAACAATTGCAGGAATGGGCGCGTCGCTCGGACATTCCCTGCGTGCATCAGAAAAGCGGGGCCGATCCTTCGGCGGTGGCTTACGACGGCGTTCAGGCGGCGGTGGGGCGCAATGTGGATGTGGCCCTGATCGATACGGCGGGACGTTTGCAAACCAATACCAATCTGATGGCGGAGTTGCAGAAGGTGACGCGGGTCATCAAGAAAGTGGCGCCCAGCGCGCCGGATCAGATTTTTCTGGTGCTGGATTCCTCGATCGGACAGAACAGCATTTCACAGGCGCGATTATTTCATGAAGCGCTTGGCGTGACGGGTCTGGTGATGACGAAACTGGACGGAGCGGGCAAGGGCGGCGTCTTGTTTTATCTGGCTCGCGAATTGAAATTGCCCGTGTATTTCATCGGCGTGGGCGAACAGGCGGCGGACTTGCAACCTTTCAATCCGACTGAATTTGTCAACGCCCTGCTGGCAGAAGATGCGTGA
- a CDS encoding radical SAM protein: protein MKVAVCNSVGIDADGYAMIHSPSRWTNSSKDLNIFTYYPWQLAYCSSILKRDTDHEVRFFDGCLDKLDHNAFVDKVSEMEPDFLVMDSATRTIAADSRFAKELKKRFGTKFIICGPHATTFPEEVSEYADYVVLREYEHVVRDILQNKDPNDIQGLYPNTNIRPPLDVNDLPLPEDDDVSRLRYGMPGEPSSEYLEIQAYASRGCPLSCSFCVCGNISYQRPNWRPRSPENVIYELQTLRAKYPQMEGIFFDEEVHNGSKKYILDLTKAIRDNGLADLKYDVMCGQWPMDEEVLDNMKSAGYYMVRLGIETAGEHAARGMDLMKKFNTSKLRRLMEYGTKIGLKFYGTFTFGGEGSTDECDKKTLHLIRDLVENQLLWRFQLSISTPQPGTPFYNRMREKGFLRDLDWKHFDGGNHCVVENPEYPAEKVMENFRAAESLYELGFNMRYSETAQDNFSAMNLDSKGDILIFRSSRMKQFNDIVHSLRERFGQPITAIGQESVSAELKQNPNLNEVHFYGDSHFNHALFPEPLLNSLKERSFAFGVIPYNNISGNGYSEVKAIAKQIGVKKILAVNVEGKVFDLENPGDCGRAHLR, encoded by the coding sequence ATGAAAGTCGCCGTTTGCAATTCGGTAGGGATCGACGCCGATGGCTACGCAATGATCCATTCTCCCAGCCGCTGGACCAACAGTTCGAAAGACCTGAATATTTTTACCTATTACCCCTGGCAGTTGGCTTATTGCTCATCCATCTTAAAAAGAGACACCGACCACGAAGTTCGTTTTTTCGACGGTTGTCTGGACAAACTGGACCACAACGCTTTTGTCGACAAAGTTTCGGAGATGGAACCCGATTTCCTTGTCATGGACAGCGCCACCCGCACAATAGCGGCAGACAGTCGCTTCGCCAAGGAGTTGAAAAAACGCTTTGGCACCAAGTTCATTATTTGCGGCCCGCACGCCACCACCTTCCCGGAAGAGGTGAGCGAATACGCGGATTATGTCGTTCTGCGCGAATACGAACACGTGGTGCGCGACATTCTTCAGAATAAAGATCCCAACGATATTCAGGGATTGTACCCCAATACAAATATACGACCGCCGCTGGACGTCAACGATTTGCCGCTCCCGGAAGACGACGACGTTTCGCGTTTGCGCTACGGCATGCCCGGCGAACCTTCCAGCGAATATCTGGAAATTCAGGCCTACGCTTCTCGTGGATGCCCACTGTCATGCAGCTTCTGCGTATGCGGCAATATCTCCTATCAACGCCCCAACTGGAGACCGCGCAGTCCCGAAAACGTGATCTATGAGCTACAGACCCTGCGCGCCAAATACCCGCAGATGGAAGGCATTTTCTTCGACGAAGAAGTCCATAACGGCAGTAAAAAATACATCCTCGATCTTACCAAGGCCATTCGCGACAACGGTCTCGCCGACCTGAAATACGACGTCATGTGCGGCCAATGGCCGATGGACGAAGAGGTTCTCGACAACATGAAATCGGCGGGTTATTACATGGTTCGCCTTGGTATCGAAACGGCGGGCGAACACGCCGCGCGCGGTATGGATCTGATGAAAAAATTCAACACCAGCAAACTGCGTCGCCTGATGGAATATGGAACCAAAATCGGTCTCAAATTCTACGGAACCTTCACCTTTGGCGGCGAAGGCTCCACCGATGAATGCGACAAGAAAACGCTTCACCTGATCCGAGATCTCGTCGAAAACCAATTGCTCTGGCGCTTTCAATTATCCATCAGCACGCCGCAACCGGGAACGCCATTCTATAATCGCATGCGCGAAAAAGGATTTCTGCGCGATCTCGACTGGAAACATTTCGACGGCGGCAACCATTGCGTGGTCGAAAACCCGGAGTATCCCGCTGAAAAAGTCATGGAAAATTTTCGCGCGGCGGAGAGCCTTTACGAACTCGGCTTCAACATGCGTTACTCCGAAACGGCGCAGGATAATTTTTCCGCAATGAATCTGGATTCCAAGGGCGACATTCTGATTTTCCGAAGTTCGCGCATGAAGCAATTCAACGACATTGTGCATTCCCTGCGCGAGCGGTTTGGGCAACCCATCACCGCCATAGGTCAGGAATCGGTCAGCGCCGAACTGAAACAGAATCCCAATCTCAATGAGGTCCATTTCTATGGAGACAGCCATTTCAACCATGCGCTCTTCCCGGAACCTCTACTGAATTCGCTCAAAGAGCGTTCCTTTGCCTTTGGCGTCATCCCCTACAATAATATTTCCGGCAACGGGTATTCAGAGGTGAAAGCCATCGCCAAACAGATCGGCGTTAAAAAAATTCTGGCAGTGAACGTTGAAGGCAAGGTCTTCGATCTGGAAAACCCTGGGGATTGCGGACGCGCGCATTTACGATGA
- a CDS encoding glycosyltransferase family 9 protein — translation MSEPAEVKRILVIRSATRILNATLEALKKEFPDSRISLLSPQAASASEETHPLVDEVVTLDVKGRMTLCALGMKQFRQLRRKKFDIAVSLYNIEHGMGYSNIDLIAWAIKPKAIRGYNSRLTFQNIDGCVLLSKIVSEKSTILISAANALATVLLFSAITLGLIVEWGLRKIYPAPEKKHAL, via the coding sequence ATGAGCGAGCCTGCCGAAGTCAAACGTATTCTGGTCATTCGATCCGCAACCCGGATTCTGAACGCAACTTTGGAAGCGCTCAAAAAAGAATTTCCAGACAGTCGCATCAGCCTGCTCAGTCCGCAGGCCGCATCCGCGTCTGAAGAAACCCACCCTTTGGTGGACGAAGTCGTCACGCTCGACGTGAAGGGTCGAATGACGCTCTGCGCTCTCGGCATGAAACAGTTTCGTCAACTGCGTCGCAAGAAATTCGACATCGCCGTTTCTCTTTACAATATTGAACATGGCATGGGCTACTCCAATATCGACCTGATCGCCTGGGCGATCAAGCCCAAGGCCATTCGCGGCTACAATTCCCGATTGACCTTTCAAAACATCGACGGTTGCGTTTTGCTGAGCAAAATCGTTTCCGAAAAATCCACCATTCTGATTTCCGCCGCAAACGCCCTGGCAACGGTCCTTCTGTTTTCAGCCATCACCCTGGGCCTGATCGTTGAATGGGGCCTTAGAAAAATCTACCCCGCGCCCGAGAAAAAACACGCCTTATGA
- a CDS encoding radical SAM protein encodes MKIVVANSVGVDSNGFHMVHVPSRWSLGVKNFTNCGYYPWQLAYTSSLLKRETDHEVKFMDGALNGWDFDAYFKQLEALQPDWLIMESSTRTLREDLRLAKAAKDAFGTRLIFTGQHPMADPKTVLQTADYVLIGEYEFAALDLIQGKSPASIPGVYPNDRGELIDINRLPFPEDDDVRRIDYHEPNCRYRQVQMYASRGCPRRCNFCAAATLYYDELNWRPRQVDNVVDEIRNLKEKYPEMEGVFFDEEVHNIKKSFNIALARGIREAGLDNLHYEAMCEYASLDEEALEEMRAAGYYKVRIGVETGSDQVAEKMTLGKKHDLNKLKTILNFCKEIDMTVYGTFSIGGLGSSNDEDKKTVDLIYDLASRGLLQEVQVSINTPQPGTDFYNSCVENGELTSDLEWEEFDGGRHVAVTYPGYSSTAIMENRGKALAAFDQGKAEFNSKAFLRTAQKSFEGIPEDARVLVLRSARPWFVSLALEALVAFRNVAPDLLAQDEILEHFKKQKGLGQLYSYGAGFFSPECFSEELQTILCERHYDILMIPAANNHLAGYKNVFDVAKQLKAKSIVAVFPEGDIKTLL; translated from the coding sequence ATGAAAATCGTCGTCGCCAATTCAGTCGGAGTCGATAGCAACGGCTTTCACATGGTGCACGTGCCCTCGCGCTGGTCGCTGGGCGTGAAGAACTTCACCAATTGCGGCTACTATCCCTGGCAATTGGCTTACACCTCCTCCCTACTGAAACGCGAGACCGATCATGAAGTCAAATTCATGGACGGCGCGCTGAACGGCTGGGATTTCGACGCCTACTTCAAGCAACTCGAAGCGCTGCAACCGGACTGGTTGATCATGGAAAGCTCCACCCGCACCCTGCGCGAAGACCTGCGCCTGGCCAAAGCGGCGAAGGATGCCTTTGGAACGCGCCTGATCTTCACCGGACAACACCCGATGGCCGACCCGAAAACCGTACTGCAAACCGCCGATTATGTATTGATCGGCGAATACGAATTCGCCGCGCTTGATTTGATTCAAGGGAAAAGCCCCGCAAGCATTCCCGGCGTTTATCCCAATGACCGGGGAGAATTGATCGACATCAACCGCCTGCCCTTCCCTGAAGACGACGACGTGCGACGCATCGATTATCACGAGCCTAACTGTCGCTACCGTCAGGTGCAAATGTACGCCTCACGTGGATGCCCGCGCCGTTGCAATTTCTGCGCGGCGGCGACCCTGTATTACGACGAACTCAACTGGCGCCCTCGACAAGTCGACAACGTTGTCGATGAAATCCGCAACCTGAAGGAAAAATATCCCGAAATGGAAGGCGTCTTCTTCGACGAAGAAGTCCACAATATCAAAAAATCCTTCAACATCGCCCTGGCGCGCGGAATTCGCGAGGCGGGTCTGGACAATTTACATTATGAAGCGATGTGCGAATACGCCTCGCTGGATGAAGAAGCTCTGGAGGAGATGCGCGCCGCCGGATATTACAAGGTAAGGATCGGGGTTGAAACGGGGAGCGATCAGGTCGCCGAGAAAATGACTCTCGGGAAAAAACACGATCTGAACAAGCTCAAAACCATTCTGAATTTTTGCAAAGAAATCGACATGACTGTGTATGGAACCTTCAGCATCGGCGGACTCGGTTCCAGTAACGATGAAGACAAGAAAACCGTCGACCTGATTTACGATCTGGCTTCACGAGGTCTCTTGCAGGAAGTGCAGGTCTCGATCAACACGCCGCAACCGGGAACCGACTTCTACAATTCCTGCGTTGAAAACGGAGAACTCACTTCAGATCTGGAGTGGGAAGAATTTGACGGCGGCAGACATGTCGCTGTGACCTATCCCGGCTATTCGTCTACGGCTATCATGGAGAACCGCGGCAAAGCGCTTGCCGCATTCGATCAAGGAAAAGCGGAATTCAATTCGAAAGCGTTTTTACGAACCGCGCAGAAAAGTTTTGAGGGAATTCCAGAGGACGCGCGCGTTCTTGTTCTGCGAAGCGCCCGCCCCTGGTTTGTGTCTCTGGCGCTCGAAGCGCTGGTCGCTTTTCGCAACGTCGCGCCAGATTTACTCGCTCAGGATGAAATACTCGAGCATTTCAAAAAACAAAAGGGGCTGGGCCAGCTGTACTCCTATGGCGCCGGTTTCTTCTCGCCCGAATGCTTTTCAGAGGAATTGCAAACCATCCTCTGCGAACGCCACTACGATATTTTGATGATTCCCGCCGCCAACAACCATCTTGCGGGATACAAAAATGTATTCGACGTCGCCAAACAACTCAAAGCCAAATCCATCGTCGCCGTCTTCCCCGAAGGCGATATCAAAACCCTGCTGTAA
- a CDS encoding VCBS repeat-containing protein — protein sequence MKKVFFLLLLVLILAACKPPKLAKKLPPMFLIGHTMETGLEPSFIISEDFDMDGNLDLIATNSGDHTFSYYKGIGDGTFKDQIVFNTGKDPICVAAGLFNADAFLDLAVLNYADQTVRIFLNTKSGSFRDTGVFLHPGKIPINLAAADFNHDGMDDLVVTMRYHKVEVMLAKGNGKFTDPVGIAVKGQPTGLVTGDYNHDKKTDVAVALAGSGNTGVQILWGKDDGTFEPSELFKGGGQPLTIVNIDANGDGLVDFVTSSNVLHAMTAILNKGDKSFEALRDFASGTFPKFVAAADFTGDGLTDIAVSNSTDDAITVSVGNGDGTFTYPPIYHRVDEYPQGMVVGDFNKDGLIDIAVTCRDKRIIDILLKKNMVNPKPHYPDKEKKTA from the coding sequence ATGAAAAAAGTATTTTTTCTTCTGTTGCTTGTACTGATTCTGGCCGCATGTAAACCGCCGAAACTGGCTAAAAAACTGCCCCCCATGTTTTTGATCGGTCACACGATGGAAACGGGGCTTGAACCGTCCTTCATTATTTCTGAAGATTTTGATATGGACGGCAATCTGGATTTGATCGCCACCAATAGCGGCGACCATACCTTTTCCTATTATAAGGGGATTGGCGACGGCACATTCAAAGACCAGATCGTATTCAACACGGGGAAAGACCCCATTTGCGTTGCGGCGGGTTTGTTCAACGCAGACGCTTTTCTAGATCTTGCGGTATTGAATTACGCAGACCAGACGGTGCGCATATTCCTCAATACGAAATCGGGAAGTTTTAGAGACACAGGCGTTTTCCTGCACCCGGGAAAGATTCCGATCAATCTGGCCGCGGCGGATTTCAACCACGATGGTATGGACGATCTGGTCGTTACCATGCGCTATCACAAAGTGGAAGTCATGTTAGCCAAAGGCAACGGAAAATTCACGGATCCCGTGGGAATTGCGGTGAAGGGACAGCCGACCGGACTGGTTACGGGCGATTATAATCACGATAAGAAAACAGACGTTGCGGTGGCTCTGGCGGGTTCTGGCAATACCGGAGTGCAGATTCTCTGGGGCAAAGACGATGGAACTTTCGAGCCGTCTGAATTATTTAAGGGAGGCGGCCAACCTTTGACGATCGTCAATATCGATGCCAACGGCGATGGCTTGGTCGACTTTGTAACGTCGAGCAACGTTCTCCATGCGATGACCGCGATTTTGAACAAGGGCGACAAGTCGTTTGAAGCTCTGCGTGATTTTGCTTCGGGAACGTTTCCAAAATTTGTCGCGGCGGCTGATTTTACCGGGGATGGTTTGACGGACATCGCTGTCAGCAATTCAACCGATGATGCGATCACCGTCTCTGTTGGAAATGGCGATGGAACGTTCACATATCCTCCGATCTACCATCGCGTCGACGAATATCCTCAGGGAATGGTGGTTGGAGATTTCAATAAGGACGGTTTGATCGATATCGCCGTGACCTGTCGGGATAAACGTATCATCGATATTCTGTTGAAAAAGAATATGGTCAACCCCAAGCCGCATTACCCTGATAAAGAAAAAAAGACGGCCTGA
- a CDS encoding SDR family oxidoreductase, with product MDPEKVNYHYCDDLPTRPETEGARILVTGANGYVAHRLIPELIFRGYRVRCMFRSRGNPAILNHPRIENVYADCLDSESLRPAMEGVDAAYYLIHSMRGKKKDFIGNDQRSAQNFVEVAKESGVKKIIYLGGLGELSGGMSQHLKSRKQVGDILAKGNMTVIRLRAAIILGTGSASYELLKSLVVNHRLIPFIREFNSWCQPIAIRDVIKYLVGVLEVPDLTSRIYQIGGRDKLLYKDLILQFARILGKRVRFVDVSWVPLPVEWLCRLYACWLHIFTAIPINITSLLLSSLKTDVVCHEQDIRTVLPFTPLDFNTAVVWAQEKEQQFRVFSHWTDVPPDRMSDLLPLCEFESANFVTDQHHRVIPAPASKVFELVCRIGGKHGWAHANLLWEIRGWIDRSIGGVGLQRGRRDENQLRLGDSVDFWRVEKLTPDRELLLRAEMISPGLSWLQFQLEPLNEMETRLVLTAHFIPKPFWGQLYWTTLSKFHTYIFEGMLQHFHRQATEETGGIVQIRAL from the coding sequence ATGGACCCGGAAAAAGTCAATTATCACTATTGCGATGATTTACCCACCCGACCGGAAACTGAAGGCGCAAGAATTCTGGTGACCGGGGCCAACGGCTATGTCGCGCATCGTTTGATTCCTGAATTGATCTTTCGCGGTTACCGGGTTCGTTGCATGTTCCGCAGTCGCGGAAATCCCGCCATACTGAATCATCCCCGTATTGAAAATGTCTATGCGGATTGTCTGGATAGTGAATCCTTGCGCCCGGCTATGGAAGGCGTGGATGCCGCTTATTACCTGATTCACAGCATGCGCGGTAAGAAAAAGGATTTTATCGGGAACGATCAACGTAGCGCGCAGAATTTTGTTGAAGTTGCTAAGGAGAGCGGCGTAAAAAAAATCATCTATCTCGGCGGTCTCGGCGAGTTGAGCGGCGGGATGTCGCAACATCTGAAAAGCCGCAAGCAGGTCGGCGACATACTTGCCAAAGGCAATATGACCGTGATTCGATTGCGGGCGGCGATCATTCTGGGCACGGGGAGCGCGTCCTATGAATTACTCAAGTCGCTGGTAGTGAATCATCGATTGATTCCATTCATTCGAGAGTTCAATTCCTGGTGCCAGCCGATTGCGATTCGCGATGTGATCAAGTATCTCGTCGGCGTTCTTGAGGTTCCCGATTTGACTTCGCGTATCTATCAGATCGGCGGGCGGGACAAGTTACTGTACAAAGATCTCATTTTACAGTTTGCGCGCATTCTGGGAAAGCGCGTGCGATTTGTCGATGTGTCCTGGGTTCCCTTGCCTGTTGAATGGTTGTGCCGTTTGTACGCTTGCTGGTTGCATATTTTCACCGCGATCCCCATTAATATCACTTCATTATTATTGAGCAGTTTGAAGACGGATGTGGTCTGCCATGAACAGGACATACGTACGGTTTTGCCGTTCACGCCGCTGGATTTCAACACCGCCGTGGTCTGGGCGCAGGAGAAGGAACAGCAGTTTCGCGTGTTCTCGCACTGGACAGACGTTCCCCCGGATCGTATGAGCGATTTGTTGCCGCTCTGCGAATTCGAATCGGCAAATTTTGTGACGGATCAGCATCATAGAGTCATCCCGGCGCCGGCGTCCAAAGTATTTGAGTTGGTGTGTCGCATTGGCGGAAAACACGGTTGGGCGCACGCCAATCTGCTTTGGGAAATTCGCGGATGGATCGACCGATCCATCGGCGGGGTGGGTTTGCAACGCGGCAGACGAGATGAAAATCAGTTGCGTTTGGGCGATTCGGTGGACTTCTGGCGGGTGGAAAAACTGACTCCGGATCGAGAGCTGTTGTTACGGGCGGAGATGATTTCTCCGGGGCTGTCCTGGCTCCAGTTTCAGTTGGAACCGCTGAACGAAATGGAGACGCGTCTTGTTCTCACCGCGCATTTCATTCCCAAACCCTTTTGGGGACAACTTTACTGGACGACCTTGTCAAAGTTTCACACCTACATTTTCGAGGGCATGCTTCAGCATTTTCACCGTCAAGCCACTGAAGAAACGGGGGGCATTGTGCAAATCCGGGCGCTATGA
- a CDS encoding diguanylate cyclase, translating into MTVLKDYILKNAEGLILALIMFSATWIHLFVPFKISILNFYYLPIMITGYLLGKRLAILYAFFTVLLIWIFILANKSAYLIFKDQFELNIDLTLWGGFLILAGWAGSLSENLKDELKRRIVLQEELAQDRERLRILNKELNEANVKLENKILERNKELEESNEELKKLSLTDPLTKLLNRRSCDERFQYEMARFDRAKIPFCVILCDLDHFKEINDSFGHDAGDYVLAESARILKENARRTDMIFRWGGEEFLALLTGTEMKGALAVAEKFRATIEETQFEKDDAKIKVTLSLGVSLFQSGQSMSECIKVADQNLYAAKQAGRNLIVPARAEP; encoded by the coding sequence ATGACGGTTTTAAAAGACTACATTTTAAAAAATGCCGAAGGCCTTATCCTGGCGCTGATTATGTTCTCAGCCACCTGGATTCACCTGTTTGTCCCCTTCAAAATTTCCATTCTCAATTTTTACTATCTTCCCATCATGATCACCGGGTACTTGCTCGGCAAACGCCTCGCTATTCTTTACGCATTCTTCACCGTTCTGTTGATCTGGATTTTCATACTCGCGAACAAATCCGCTTATCTGATTTTCAAAGATCAGTTCGAACTGAATATCGATCTGACTCTGTGGGGCGGCTTCCTGATTCTGGCGGGATGGGCGGGCAGTCTTTCTGAAAACCTCAAGGATGAATTGAAACGAAGGATTGTTCTGCAAGAAGAACTGGCTCAGGATCGGGAGCGTCTTCGAATACTCAACAAGGAATTGAATGAAGCGAACGTTAAACTCGAAAACAAAATCCTTGAGCGCAACAAAGAACTCGAAGAGTCCAACGAGGAATTAAAAAAACTCTCGCTCACCGACCCGCTCACAAAATTATTGAACCGAAGAAGTTGCGACGAAAGATTCCAATATGAAATGGCGCGATTCGACCGGGCAAAAATTCCATTCTGCGTCATTTTATGCGACCTCGATCATTTCAAGGAGATCAACGACAGCTTCGGTCACGACGCTGGCGACTATGTGCTGGCGGAATCGGCCCGCATTCTGAAGGAGAATGCGAGACGCACCGATATGATTTTTCGCTGGGGAGGCGAAGAGTTTCTCGCGCTCCTGACCGGAACGGAAATGAAGGGCGCCCTCGCCGTCGCCGAAAAGTTCAGAGCCACCATTGAAGAAACTCAGTTTGAAAAAGACGACGCTAAAATAAAAGTCACGCTCAGTCTGGGGGTGAGCCTCTTTCAATCCGGTCAGTCCATGAGTGAATGCATCAAGGTTGCCGATCAAAATTTATACGCCGCCAAGCAGGCCGGGCGCAATCTCATCGTTCCCGCACGGGCAGAACCCTGA
- a CDS encoding formate/nitrite transporter family protein has translation MYTEEIQAMSNAAENKVVFMNRSPMGYFLLSALAGVYLGFGIVLIFSIGGPVAQSSFQPFLKLLMGASFGVALSLVVFAGAELFTGNNMVFAVGRLSRQMGYVTIVKLFAICFVGNLAGSLLLAWLVAESGVLGSSTRDLLATVAAGKMGLGVKEAFLRGVLCNWLVCLAVWIAARTKSETARLVMIFWCLFAFIGSGFEHSIANQSLLGLALMLPHGPEVSIMGFVYNQILVTAGNLVGGGIMVGAVYWFASQESKKADEENEVVSASLYDANSLNEIRVLPVRER, from the coding sequence ATGTATACAGAAGAGATACAAGCTATGTCGAACGCCGCTGAAAACAAAGTGGTTTTCATGAATCGCTCGCCAATGGGATATTTTCTATTGTCGGCCTTGGCGGGCGTATATCTTGGTTTTGGCATCGTGCTGATATTTTCAATCGGCGGGCCGGTGGCGCAGTCTTCGTTTCAGCCCTTCTTGAAATTATTGATGGGCGCTTCGTTTGGCGTGGCGCTCAGTCTGGTCGTGTTTGCCGGGGCTGAATTGTTCACGGGAAACAATATGGTGTTTGCCGTGGGGCGCCTGAGTCGCCAAATGGGTTACGTTACTATCGTGAAATTATTTGCGATCTGCTTCGTCGGCAATCTGGCAGGCTCGCTCTTGCTGGCCTGGCTGGTTGCGGAAAGCGGCGTTTTGGGTTCTTCGACTCGGGATTTGCTGGCGACCGTTGCGGCGGGGAAGATGGGATTGGGCGTTAAGGAAGCGTTTCTTCGCGGCGTGTTGTGCAACTGGCTGGTGTGCCTCGCCGTTTGGATTGCGGCTCGCACGAAAAGCGAAACTGCGCGACTGGTCATGATTTTCTGGTGCCTGTTCGCTTTCATTGGAAGCGGGTTTGAGCATAGCATCGCCAATCAATCTCTGTTGGGTCTGGCGCTGATGTTGCCGCATGGGCCGGAGGTTTCAATAATGGGTTTTGTTTACAATCAGATTCTGGTTACGGCGGGTAACCTTGTTGGCGGCGGCATCATGGTGGGCGCGGTCTACTGGTTCGCGTCGCAGGAATCGAAAAAGGCCGACGAGGAGAATGAAGTTGTTTCCGCCAGTTTGTATGATGCCAACTCTTTGAATGAGATCAGGGTTCTGCCCGTGCGGGAACGATGA